The following proteins come from a genomic window of Blastocatellia bacterium:
- a CDS encoding helix-turn-helix domain-containing protein codes for MEENKFDTDLEDSDLTGLVSKKEAAKILDVSEKTLQRLSSKDKIITVYKKKYHGGYTAYFPLTELERIKAARENNEELPVVKSSAFPPLEEPPPQPPTIILEQPIVAASAIELVEEPFRPLPITLEAKEILKEEAKSSTNTKESIKTSISAVEAAAKLILTVEEVSILTHIPEKNYVRT; via the coding sequence ATGGAAGAAAATAAATTTGACACAGATTTAGAAGATAGCGATTTAACAGGGCTAGTTTCTAAAAAAGAAGCTGCCAAAATTCTAGACGTTTCAGAAAAAACGCTCCAACGACTCTCTAGCAAAGACAAAATCATTACAGTTTATAAGAAAAAATATCATGGTGGTTATACAGCCTACTTTCCACTTACTGAGTTAGAAAGAATTAAGGCCGCAAGGGAAAATAATGAAGAACTTCCTGTAGTAAAATCATCTGCTTTTCCACCATTAGAAGAACCTCCCCCACAACCACCAACTATAATTTTAGAACAACCTATAGTTGCAGCATCAGCAATAGAGTTAGTAGAAGAGCCTTTTCGCCCTTTACCTATTACATTGGAAGCTAAGGAAATTCTTAAAGAAGAAGCTAAAAGTAGTACAAACACCAAAGAAAGCATTAAAACATCAATATCTGCTGTAGAAGCTGCCGCAAAATTAATTTTGACGGTAGAAGAAGTTTCCATCTTAACTCATATACCTGAAAAGAACTACGTGAGGACTTAA
- a CDS encoding tetratricopeptide repeat protein: protein MGRSRKDFLRAIELNPSYATAHQWYGWYLTMLGHFDQAMDEMKIALKLDSFSIPINQGIGMVLLCSGKADEALKQFQETLAMDENFHPLYFSFGLVYQHQRRFDKAIESFQTAIKKAGNNPGFIAALGNVLAMSGDRVGAERIIDELKEMSKTTYVSPAAMGLVYIGLEEPEQALDWLEKAYPERSDWLLWVKSDRRYEALEGHPRFTELQKKLGLIS, encoded by the coding sequence TTGGGAAGGAGCAGAAAAGATTTTCTTAGAGCAATAGAGCTTAATCCTTCATATGCTACGGCTCATCAATGGTATGGTTGGTATTTGACTATGTTAGGGCATTTTGATCAAGCAATGGATGAAATGAAAATAGCTCTTAAGCTGGATAGTTTTTCTATACCAATTAATCAAGGTATAGGAATGGTGCTTTTATGTTCTGGTAAAGCAGATGAAGCACTTAAACAATTTCAAGAAACATTAGCAATGGATGAAAATTTCCACCCGCTTTATTTTAGTTTTGGGCTAGTTTATCAACATCAAAGGAGGTTTGATAAGGCAATAGAATCATTTCAGACAGCAATTAAAAAAGCTGGTAATAATCCTGGGTTTATTGCAGCACTTGGAAATGTTTTAGCTATGTCTGGCGATAGAGTTGGAGCAGAACGCATAATTGACGAGCTAAAAGAAATGTCAAAAACTACTTATGTCTCGCCTGCTGCTATGGGTCTTGTTTATATTGGGCTTGAAGAGCCTGAACAAGCTTTAGATTGGTTAGAAAAAGCCTATCCTGAGCGATCAGACTGGTTACTTTGGGTAAAGTCTGATCGACGTTATGAAGCATTAGAAGGACACCCTCGTTTTACTGAGTTACAAAAAAAACTAGGCTTAATTAGCTAA
- a CDS encoding 2OG-Fe(II) oxygenase has product MPPDRIFTITKFLSPAECDEYIAMSEKIGYDIATINAVGGHVIRPEVRNNNRVILDDIKLAETIWQKLKAFVPPVFEDRQVLGLNERFRFYRYTPGQYFKPHYDGCFRRTNGEQSQLTLMVYLNDGFVGGETGFDLRYPYFDVTIVPQKGMALCFDHYLLHEGKALIKGQKYVLRTDIMYSAA; this is encoded by the coding sequence ATGCCTCCAGATAGAATTTTTACTATAACTAAATTTTTATCCCCAGCAGAATGTGATGAATATATTGCTATGAGTGAAAAAATAGGCTATGACATAGCAACAATTAATGCTGTTGGAGGTCATGTCATTCGGCCAGAAGTTCGCAATAATAACCGAGTAATTTTAGATGATATAAAATTAGCAGAAACTATTTGGCAAAAGTTAAAAGCTTTTGTGCCACCTGTATTTGAAGATAGACAAGTGCTAGGGTTAAATGAAAGATTTCGGTTTTATCGCTATACTCCAGGTCAGTATTTTAAGCCGCATTATGACGGTTGTTTTCGTCGTACAAATGGAGAACAAAGCCAACTAACACTAATGGTTTACCTAAATGATGGTTTTGTAGGTGGTGAAACTGGCTTTGATTTACGCTATCCATATTTTGATGTGACTATAGTTCCACAAAAAGGTATGGCATTATGTTTTGACCATTATCTTTTGCATGAAGGCAAAGCTTTAATTAAGGGACAAAAATATGTGCTACGCACAGATATTATGTATAGTGCTGCATAA
- a CDS encoding 1-acyl-sn-glycerol-3-phosphate acyltransferase — MDSFIILNIIRPVVWVLFRILYKIEVYGIENIPTTGPVVVTPNHISYVDPFLVGVAIKRRIFFMTWDQMMQIPILGSLGHLFGAFPVKLDGHDRFAIKKTQQHLNNGQIVGIFPEGGRTTTGKLDPFKVGAFRIALRSGVPIIPVTINGAYDVWPPGQTLPRLTGKIVVYFHSAIYPPNCSGAELKKYIPEISEKVRKSIISTLEEKLIPDDAKTI; from the coding sequence TTGGATAGTTTTATTATACTTAATATAATTCGGCCAGTTGTTTGGGTGCTTTTTCGGATTCTTTATAAAATAGAAGTTTATGGAATAGAAAATATTCCTACTACTGGCCCGGTAGTTGTCACCCCTAATCATATTTCTTATGTTGATCCATTTCTTGTAGGTGTAGCAATAAAACGACGAATTTTTTTTATGACTTGGGATCAGATGATGCAAATTCCTATTTTAGGCTCTTTAGGTCATTTATTTGGAGCTTTTCCTGTAAAGTTAGATGGGCATGACCGTTTTGCTATAAAAAAAACTCAACAGCATCTTAATAATGGGCAAATAGTAGGAATTTTCCCAGAAGGTGGGCGCACAACAACAGGAAAGCTAGATCCTTTTAAGGTAGGAGCATTTCGGATTGCTTTGCGTTCTGGAGTACCAATAATTCCAGTAACAATTAATGGTGCTTATGATGTTTGGCCTCCTGGTCAAACGCTTCCGCGTTTAACAGGTAAAATAGTAGTTTATTTTCATTCAGCTATTTACCCGCCAAATTGTTCTGGGGCAGAATTAAAAAAATACATTCCAGAAATTTCTGAAAAAGTAAGAAAAAGCATTATTAGCACCTTGGAAGAAAAGCTAATTCCAGACGATGCTAAAACCATTTAA
- a CDS encoding protein kinase encodes MITTGKILGHYEIATQLGVGGMGEVYRARDLRLGREVAIKVLPSSLAKNSEALTRFEREARALATLSHPNIVTVFDFGVEQETCYYVMELLVGETLRSYISRNRFTIEQALNFAIVLAEGLVAAHAKGVIHRDLKPENIFITSSELVKILDFGLARIDRNVPCEEQDMLPTIKAETTPGTIMGTIPYMSPEQVRGEFLDLRTDIFSFGCVLYEMLVGTSPFSRPNSAEIMAAILKDSTPKITGSNPLLFLINDVIYRCLMKNRDERFQSMSELLTALKEICSEPKSARSIRASGSSRLLSTTTSSQSKLNSRSSKAKTLTTIAILPLKNACGDVEMEYLSDGITENLIDSLAQLPKIKVIARSVVFLYKERQSNLQIIGQELDVSVLITGRVMMHGEVLNVRIEMVNVADNSQIYGEQYRRKLTDIFLIQEEIATEIAEKLKVKLSGSEKKKLAKRQTKK; translated from the coding sequence ATGATAACTACTGGAAAAATACTGGGACATTATGAAATTGCTACTCAATTGGGCGTAGGTGGAATGGGTGAAGTATATCGGGCAAGAGATTTGCGCCTTGGTCGAGAAGTTGCTATTAAAGTTTTGCCATCATCTTTAGCTAAAAATAGTGAAGCTCTTACCCGTTTTGAGCGTGAAGCCCGCGCTTTAGCTACACTTTCACATCCTAACATTGTTACTGTTTTTGATTTTGGTGTTGAACAAGAAACTTGTTATTATGTTATGGAATTGCTTGTTGGAGAAACTTTACGCTCATATATTTCCCGTAATCGATTTACTATTGAACAAGCTCTTAATTTTGCAATTGTGCTAGCAGAAGGACTAGTAGCAGCACATGCTAAAGGTGTGATACATAGAGACTTAAAGCCAGAAAATATTTTTATTACTAGTAGTGAGCTAGTAAAAATCCTAGATTTTGGACTAGCACGAATTGATAGAAATGTACCCTGTGAAGAACAAGACATGTTGCCAACAATCAAGGCAGAAACAACACCTGGGACAATTATGGGTACAATACCTTATATGTCTCCAGAACAAGTTAGGGGAGAGTTTTTAGATTTACGAACAGATATTTTTTCTTTTGGTTGTGTTTTATATGAAATGTTAGTAGGCACTAGTCCTTTTTCCCGCCCTAATTCAGCAGAAATAATGGCTGCAATTTTGAAAGATAGTACCCCAAAAATTACTGGTTCAAACCCACTGCTTTTTTTAATAAATGATGTTATTTACCGTTGTCTAATGAAAAACCGAGATGAGCGATTCCAATCAATGAGTGAGCTATTAACAGCCTTAAAAGAAATATGTTCAGAACCTAAATCTGCTAGATCAATTCGTGCATCTGGTTCATCACGTTTATTAAGTACAACTACTTCATCCCAAAGTAAATTAAATAGCCGTTCAAGTAAAGCTAAAACACTTACAACAATTGCTATTTTGCCGCTAAAAAATGCTTGTGGTGATGTGGAAATGGAATACTTAAGCGATGGCATTACAGAAAATTTAATAGATAGTCTTGCACAGTTACCAAAGATTAAGGTAATTGCTCGTAGCGTAGTATTTCTTTATAAAGAGCGTCAAAGCAATTTACAGATAATAGGGCAAGAGCTAGATGTTTCTGTGCTTATAACAGGTCGTGTAATGATGCATGGGGAAGTATTAAATGTCAGAATAGAAATGGTTAATGTTGCTGATAATTCTCAAATATATGGAGAACAGTACCGACGCAAGCTTACGGATATTTTTTTAATACAAGAGGAAATTGCTACAGAAATTGCTGAAAAGTTAAAAGTTAAGTTAAGTGGTTCAGAAAAGAAAAAGCTAGCAAAACGCCAAACTAAAAAATAG
- a CDS encoding prepilin-type N-terminal cleavage/methylation domain-containing protein gives MSNIKGYTLLELLIVLIIISSVLIGVSVNFGSAALGIKVEQVAAEMAYSLADIKRQAQRGSNDPEKLNFSLSKADIRPHSGVVVTTQPPNNNGSSCQARCDQNQAVICVSNQPFCFSTSSNFSFDRFGGTLKEAHAIFILSKNRQLALLVDKHGDFQVAEFSGGQWRSRTDLQNLFNPSSKGK, from the coding sequence ATGAGCAATATAAAAGGCTATACACTTCTTGAACTTCTAATTGTACTTATTATTATTAGTTCCGTTCTCATAGGCGTATCCGTTAATTTTGGTAGTGCTGCTTTAGGTATAAAGGTTGAACAAGTTGCCGCTGAAATGGCTTATTCACTTGCTGATATTAAACGCCAAGCTCAACGTGGTAGCAACGACCCAGAAAAACTTAACTTTTCCTTAAGTAAAGCTGATATTCGCCCTCATAGCGGCGTAGTAGTCACCACCCAACCACCTAACAACAATGGTTCAAGTTGCCAAGCACGCTGTGATCAAAATCAAGCCGTGATTTGTGTTTCTAATCAACCGTTTTGTTTTAGCACTAGCTCTAATTTTTCTTTTGATAGATTTGGAGGCACATTAAAAGAAGCACACGCAATTTTTATTCTTAGCAAAAACCGCCAACTAGCTTTATTAGTTGATAAACATGGTGACTTTCAAGTAGCAGAATTTTCTGGCGGACAATGGCGTTCTCGCACCGACTTACAAAATCTTTTTAATCCATCATCAAAAGGCAAATAA
- a CDS encoding Uma2 family endonuclease: MVIQIDTTIDELYKLVENRKAEIINGKIIEMAPTGFLPGRVAGQIYNSLKQYEKQYRTGYAIPDNVGFIVNLPNRTSFSPDAAYYVGKATGMKFLEGAPIFAVEVRSENDYGVAEEEKMKQKRADYFASGTRVVWDVDLLSVNTIYKYCYDAPDSPIIFRSGQIFDADTFTNWRIPIEDF; the protein is encoded by the coding sequence ATGGTTATTCAAATAGATACGACAATAGATGAGTTATATAAATTGGTAGAAAACAGAAAAGCAGAAATAATTAATGGAAAAATAATAGAAATGGCCCCAACAGGATTTTTACCAGGACGTGTAGCAGGACAAATATATAACAGTCTAAAACAGTATGAAAAACAGTATAGAACAGGGTATGCAATACCTGATAACGTAGGATTTATAGTTAATCTACCTAACCGAACATCTTTTAGCCCAGATGCAGCATATTACGTCGGTAAAGCTACAGGAATGAAATTTTTAGAAGGTGCGCCTATTTTTGCAGTAGAAGTTAGAAGTGAAAATGATTATGGAGTAGCTGAAGAAGAAAAGATGAAGCAAAAAAGAGCAGATTATTTTGCTTCTGGCACAAGAGTAGTTTGGGATGTTGATTTATTAAGTGTTAATACTATTTACAAGTATTGTTATGACGCACCAGATAGCCCAATTATTTTTCGTTCTGGACAGATTTTTGATGCTGACACTTTTACCAATTGGAGAATACCTATTGAAGACTTTTGA